From Camelina sativa cultivar DH55 chromosome 7, Cs, whole genome shotgun sequence, one genomic window encodes:
- the LOC104703679 gene encoding cytosolic sulfotransferase 18-like yields MESHTTIPSHHKVHTEPTEFEKNQKRYQDLIATFPHTKGWKAKSSMIEYGGHWFVQPHLEGCLYAQEFFQARSIDFFICSSPKTGTTWLKALTFAIVNRTRFEDSLNPLLKRNPHELVPYIESEFTFFPQVDVIRDKTNTLFCTHIPHGLLPKSVAKSGCKMVYIWRDPKDTFISMWTFFQNQRLDFGPLTTLEESFDMFCQGVSVYGPYLDHVLGYWKAYQENPDHVLFLKYEKMRADPFPYVKRLAQFMGYGFTEEEEKRGVVEKVVNMSSFETLKNLQVNQGENIREDISRVHFSNSAFFRKGKVGDWHNYLTQDMAARIDALMHEKFKGSGLLEHDI; encoded by the coding sequence ATGGAATCACACACTACTATCCCGAGCCACCACAAGGTCCACACAGAGCCAACAGAGTTCGAGAAGAATCAGAAACGGTACCAAGACTTAATTGCCACCTTTCCTCACACGAAAGGCTGGAAAGCGAAAAGTTCAATGATCGAGTATGGTGGTCACTGGTTCGTACAACCTCATCTCGAAGGTTGCCTTTACGCTCAAGAGTTCTTCCAAGCGCGATCCATTGACTTCTTCATTTGTAGCTCCCCCAAGACAGGTACCACTTGGCTCAAGGCTCTAACTTTCGCCATTGTCAATCGAACTCGCTTCGAGGATTCTTTAAACCCTCTCCTAAAACGTAACCCTCATGAGCTTGTTCCTTACATTGAGAGCGAATTTACTTTCTTTCCTCAAGTTGATGTTATCagagacaaaacaaacactCTGTTTTGCACTCATATCCCACACGGGTTACTACCAAAATCTGTAGCCAAATCGGGTTGTAAGATGGTTTACATATGGAGAGACCCAAAGGACACTTTCATCTCTATGTGGACTTTCTTCCAAAACCAGAGGTTAGACTTTGGCCCTCTCACTACTCTTGAGGAgtcttttgatatgttttgtcAAGGTGTTTCTGTGTATGGTCCTTATCTAGACCATGTTTTGGGGTATTGGAAAGCTTACCAAGAGAATCCAGATCATGTTTTGTTCCTCAAGTACGAGAAAATGAGAGCTGATCCATTTCCGTATGTGAAGAGATTGGCTCAGTTTATGGGGTATGGATTcacagaagaggaagagaagagggGTGTTGTTGAGAAAGTTGTGAATATGTCCAGTTTCGAGACGTTGAAGAATCTTCAAGTGAACCAAGGGGAGAACATCAGAGAGGATATTTCTCGTGTTCATTTTTCTAACAGTGCCTTTTTCAGAAAGGGGAAGGTCGGAGATTGGCACAACTATCTGACTCAGGATATGGCAGCAAGAATCGATGCACTGATGCATGAGAAATTTAAGGGCTCTGGTTTGCTTGAACATGATATATGA
- the LOC104703681 gene encoding agamous-like MADS-box protein AGL97 — translation MRTSSVCVCNCVSFLRIANMGGTKRKIEIENIERKDRKTVAFTKRKEGIFRKASKLCLLSPATRIAILATPLTANSHASFYSLGHPSVDHVVSTLLNGQPPANQLENNSSSRLGFWWEDKGFDVSENVDELNEAVDAVSSMLNYARLRLDDAVKSNQRGKNLMIHQEEGKEVLRLGNEDRNQIHKYEQGETSASASLLKNEEDNLHIDDFFTDFHIDPF, via the coding sequence ATGCGAACAAGCTCTGTATGTGTttgtaattgtgtttcttttcttaGAATCGCAAATATGGGAGGCACAAAACGTAAGATCGAGATTGAGAACATCGAAAGAAAAGATAGGAAAACGGTTGCTTTCACAAAACGCAAAGAAGGTATCTTCCGTAAAGCTTCAAAGCTCTGTCTTCTCTCTCCAGCAACTCGAATCGCAATCTTAGCGACTCCTCTTACTGCCAACTCTCACGCCTCATTCTACTCGTTAGGCCATCCCTCTGTTGATCACGTTGTCTCTACTCTGCTCAACGGCCAGCCTCCGGCAAACCAATTAGAGAACAACAGTTCATCACggttagggttttggtgggaaGACAAAGGTTTTGACGTATCAGAGAACGTGGACGAGTTGAACGAGGCGGTCGATGCTGTTTCTAGTATGTTGAACTATGCGAGGCTCCGGTTAGATGATGCCGTGAAGAGCAATCAAAGAGGTAAGAATTTAATGATTCATCAAGAGGAGGGGAAGGAGGTTCTTCGGCTTGGCAACGAAGACAGAAATCAAATTCACAAATACGAACAAGGCGAAACTTCTGCTTCTGCGAGTTTGTTAAAGAACGAGGAGGATAATCTACACATCgatgatttttttactgatttcCACATTGATCCATTCTGA
- the LOC104703678 gene encoding splicing factor U2af large subunit B-like isoform X2 — protein sequence MMSYEGNGDGVAVSTAINNNEDYIALKSSPFQSLGGEDGHQDSKSREESDDLEKDSSRSKEKDKENGRDKDRDKDKDREREKSRDRDREKSRDRDREKSKDRERDRHHRDRHRDRSRERSEKRERERDDLDDDHHLHRRSRDRDRRSRDRDREERHRRRSRSRSRSRSERRSRSEHRHRSEHRSRSRSRSRSRSKSKRVSGFDMAPPASAMLAATAVAAAGQVPSVPATATIPGMFTNMFPMVPGQQLGALPVMPVQAMTQQATRHARRVYVGGLPPTANEQSVATFFSQVMSAIGGNTAGPGDAVVNVYINHEKKFAFVEMRSVEEASNAMALDGIILEGVPVKVRRPTDYNPSLAATLGPSQPNPSLNLAAVGLSSGSTGGLEGPDRIFVGGLPYYFSETQIRELLESFGPLRGFNLVKDRETGNSKGYAFCVYQDPSVTDIACAALNGIKMGDKTLTVRRAIQGAVQPKPEQEEILLHAQQQIAFQRLMLQPGGTPTKIVCLTQVVTADDLKDDEEYADIMEDMRTEGGKFGNLVNVVIPRPNPDHDPTPGVGKVFLEYADVDGSSKARLGMNGRKFGGNQVVAVYYPENKYAQGDYED from the exons ATGATGAGTTACGAAGGTAACGGAGATGGCGTCGCTGTCTCCACCGCAATCAACAACAACGAGGACTACATAGCTCTGAAGAGTTCGCCTTTTCAGTCCCTTGGTGGCGAGGATGGTCACCAAGACTCCAAGTCTCGA GAGGAATCTGATGATCTTGAAAAGGATTCTTCAAGAAGCAAGGAGAAAGACAAGGAAAATGGACGTGACAAAGACAGAGACAAAGATAAGGATCGTGAAAGGGAGAAGAGCAGAGACAGAGATAGGGAGAAGAGCAGAGATAGAGATAGGGAGAAGAGTAAGGATAGGGAACGAGACCGCCATCATAGAGATCGTCATAGGGACCGTAGCAGAGAACGTAGTGAGAAAAGGGAACGTGAGAGAGATGATTtggatgatgatcatcatcttcatcgcaGAAGTCGAGACCGTGACAG GAGGTCTCGCGATCGAGACAGAGAGGAGAGGCACAGGCGACGGTCACGCTCTCGGTCAAGGAGCCGCTCTGAACGTAGGTCAAGGTCAGAACATAGGCATAGGTCTGAACATAGATCACGTTCTCGCTCACGATCACGGTCAAGATCAAAGAG CAAGAGGGTAAGTGGATTTGACATGGCGCCCCCTGCTTCTGCAATGTTAGCTGCTACTGCTGTTGCTGCAGCAG GCCAGGTTCCTAGTGTCCCAGCTACTGCTACTATTCCAGGGATGTTCACCAACATGTTCCCCATGGTCCCTGGTCAG CAACTTGGCGCTCTTCCTGTAATGCCAGTTCAGGCAATGACTCAGCAG GCAACTAGGCATGCTCGGCGAGTCTATGTTGGTGGCCTTCCACCAACTGCAAATGAACAG TCGGTGGCAACGTTCTTTAGCCAAGTGATGTCGGCCATTGGGGGAAACACCGCTGGGCCAG GTGATGCAGTGGTCAATGTTTATATAAACCATGAAAAGAAGTTCGCTTTTGTGGAGATGAGATCTGTTGAGGAGGCTAGTAACGCAATGGCATTAGACGGCATTATACTAGAG GGAGTTCCTGTAAAGGTGAGGAGGCCAACTGACTATAACCCGTCCCTTGCTGCAACTCTTGGTCCGAGCCAGCCTAATCCCAGCCTCAACTTGGCAGCTGTTGGATTGTCTTCGGGGTCTACTGGTGGGCTTGAGGGTCCTGACCGCATTTTTGTGGGCGGGCTTCCTTATTACTTCTCAGAGACACAGATCAGGgagcttttagagtcttttgggCCCCTAAGAGGTTTCAACTTGGTCAAAGACAGGGAAACTGGAAATTCGAAGGGATATGCGTTCTGTGTTTACCAAGATCCTTCAGTAACAGATATTGCATGTGCTGCTCTAAACGGAATTAAGATGGGCGATAAGACACTTACAGTTAGGCGTGCAATCCAGGGAGCAGTTCAACCTAAACCCGAGCAAGAAGAAATCTTACTACATGCCCAACAACAGATTGCTTTTCAG AGGCTTATGTTACAACCAGGAGGTACTCCCACCAAGATTGTCTGTTTGACTCAAGTGGTTACAGCTGATGATCTTAAAGACGATGAAGAATATGCAGACATAATGGAGGACATGAGAACAGAAGGTGGAAAATTCG GTAATTTGGTGAACGTTGTGATTCCAAGGCCTAATCCAGATCATGATCCAACACCAGGAGTTGGAAAG GTATTCTTGGAGTATGCGGATGTGGATGGCTCATCAAAGGCCAGATTGGGGATGAACGGAAGAAAATTTGGAGGAAACCAAGTGGTGGCTGTGTATTACCCTGAAAACAAGTATGCGCAAGGCGACTACGAAGATTGA
- the LOC104705151 gene encoding cytosolic sulfotransferase 18-like translates to MSSSNPLSLSPTESHKTVPNHHDEAETEPTKFKKNQKRYQDLIATFPHMKGWRPKAPLIKYRGCWFVQRLLEGCLYAQEFFQARSIDFLICSSAKTGTTWHKALTFAIINRSRLDDHSNPLLKCNPHELVPFIEIEFAFFPQVDVIKNKGNTLFSTHVQHGLLPDSVAKSGCKMVYIWRDPKDTFISMWTFFQKQRSDLGPLITLEESFDMFCHGVSVYGPYLDHVMGYWKAYQENPDQILFLKYETMRADPLPYVKRLAQFMGYGFTAEEEKKGVVEKVVNLCSFETLKSLEVNEGEKIREDIPLAHFSNSAYFRKGKVGDWHNYLTPEMAARIDGLMYEKFKGSGLLEHDT, encoded by the coding sequence ATGAGTTCCTCAAATCCTCTTTCCCTCTCTCCAACGGAATCACACAAAACAGTACCAAACCACCACGACGAGGCTGAGACAGAGCCAACAAAGTTCAAGAAGAATCAGAAACGGTACCAAGACCTAATTGCCACCTTTCCTCACATGAAAGGTTGGAGACCGAAAGCTCCGTTGATTAAGTACCGTGGCTGCTGGTTCGTACAGCGTCTTCTGGAAGGTTGCCTTTATGCGCAAGAGTTCTTCCAAGCGCGGTCCATTGACTTCCTCATTTGTAGCTCCGCAAAGACAGGTACCACTTGGCACAAGGCTCTAACTTTCGCCATCATCAATCGATCTCGCTTGGACGATCACTCCAACCCTCTACTAAAATGTAACCCTCATGAGCTTGTTCCTTTCATTGAGATCGAATTTGCTTTCTTCCCTCAAGTTgatgtcatcaaaaacaaaggaaacacTCTATTTTCAACTCATGTACAGCACGGGTTATTACCGGACTCTGTTGCGAAATCTGGTTGTAAGATGGTTTACATATGGAGAGACCCGAAGGACACTTTCATCTCCATGTGGACTTTCTTCCAAAAGCAAAGGTCAGACTTAGGCCCTCTCATTACTCTTGAGGAgtcttttgatatgttttgtcATGGTGTTTCTGTGTATGGTCCTTATCTAGATCATGTCATGGGGTATTGGAAAGCTTACCAAGAGAATCCAGATCAGATTCTGTTCCTCAAGTACGAGACAATGAGAGCTGATCCATTGCCGTATGTGAAGAGATTGGCTCAGTTTATGGGATATGGATTCACAgctgaggaagagaagaaaggagtTGTTGAAAAAGTTGTGAATCTTTGCAGTTTTGAAACGTTAAAGAGTCTTGAAGTTAATGAAGGGGAGAAAATCAGAGAAGACATTCCTTTGGCTCATTTCTCGAACAGTGCTTATTTCAGGAAGGGGAAGGTCGGAGATTGGCACAACTACCTGACTCCGGAGATGGCAGCTCGAATCGATGGACTGATGTATGAGAAATTTAAGGGCTCTGGCTTGCTTGAACATGATACATGA
- the LOC104703678 gene encoding splicing factor U2af large subunit B-like isoform X3: MGQVPSVPATATIPGMFTNMFPMVPGQQLGALPVMPVQAMTQQATRHARRVYVGGLPPTANEQSVATFFSQVMSAIGGNTAGPGDAVVNVYINHEKKFAFVEMRSVEEASNAMALDGIILEGVPVKVRRPTDYNPSLAATLGPSQPNPSLNLAAVGLSSGSTGGLEGPDRIFVGGLPYYFSETQIRELLESFGPLRGFNLVKDRETGNSKGYAFCVYQDPSVTDIACAALNGIKMGDKTLTVRRAIQGAVQPKPEQEEILLHAQQQIAFQRLMLQPGGTPTKIVCLTQVVTADDLKDDEEYADIMEDMRTEGGKFGNLVNVVIPRPNPDHDPTPGVGKVFLEYADVDGSSKARLGMNGRKFGGNQVVAVYYPENKYAQGDYED; this comes from the exons ATGG GCCAGGTTCCTAGTGTCCCAGCTACTGCTACTATTCCAGGGATGTTCACCAACATGTTCCCCATGGTCCCTGGTCAG CAACTTGGCGCTCTTCCTGTAATGCCAGTTCAGGCAATGACTCAGCAG GCAACTAGGCATGCTCGGCGAGTCTATGTTGGTGGCCTTCCACCAACTGCAAATGAACAG TCGGTGGCAACGTTCTTTAGCCAAGTGATGTCGGCCATTGGGGGAAACACCGCTGGGCCAG GTGATGCAGTGGTCAATGTTTATATAAACCATGAAAAGAAGTTCGCTTTTGTGGAGATGAGATCTGTTGAGGAGGCTAGTAACGCAATGGCATTAGACGGCATTATACTAGAG GGAGTTCCTGTAAAGGTGAGGAGGCCAACTGACTATAACCCGTCCCTTGCTGCAACTCTTGGTCCGAGCCAGCCTAATCCCAGCCTCAACTTGGCAGCTGTTGGATTGTCTTCGGGGTCTACTGGTGGGCTTGAGGGTCCTGACCGCATTTTTGTGGGCGGGCTTCCTTATTACTTCTCAGAGACACAGATCAGGgagcttttagagtcttttgggCCCCTAAGAGGTTTCAACTTGGTCAAAGACAGGGAAACTGGAAATTCGAAGGGATATGCGTTCTGTGTTTACCAAGATCCTTCAGTAACAGATATTGCATGTGCTGCTCTAAACGGAATTAAGATGGGCGATAAGACACTTACAGTTAGGCGTGCAATCCAGGGAGCAGTTCAACCTAAACCCGAGCAAGAAGAAATCTTACTACATGCCCAACAACAGATTGCTTTTCAG AGGCTTATGTTACAACCAGGAGGTACTCCCACCAAGATTGTCTGTTTGACTCAAGTGGTTACAGCTGATGATCTTAAAGACGATGAAGAATATGCAGACATAATGGAGGACATGAGAACAGAAGGTGGAAAATTCG GTAATTTGGTGAACGTTGTGATTCCAAGGCCTAATCCAGATCATGATCCAACACCAGGAGTTGGAAAG GTATTCTTGGAGTATGCGGATGTGGATGGCTCATCAAAGGCCAGATTGGGGATGAACGGAAGAAAATTTGGAGGAAACCAAGTGGTGGCTGTGTATTACCCTGAAAACAAGTATGCGCAAGGCGACTACGAAGATTGA
- the LOC104703678 gene encoding splicing factor U2af large subunit B-like isoform X1 — protein MMSYEGNGDGVAVSTAINNNEDYIALKSSPFQSLGGEDGHQDSKSREESDDLEKDSSRSKEKDKENGRDKDRDKDKDREREKSRDRDREKSRDRDREKSKDRERDRHHRDRHRDRSRERSEKRERERDDLDDDHHLHRRSRDRDRRSRDRDREERHRRRSRSRSRSRSERRSRSEHRHRSEHRSRSRSRSRSRSKSKRVSGFDMAPPASAMLAATAVAAAAGQVPSVPATATIPGMFTNMFPMVPGQQLGALPVMPVQAMTQQATRHARRVYVGGLPPTANEQSVATFFSQVMSAIGGNTAGPGDAVVNVYINHEKKFAFVEMRSVEEASNAMALDGIILEGVPVKVRRPTDYNPSLAATLGPSQPNPSLNLAAVGLSSGSTGGLEGPDRIFVGGLPYYFSETQIRELLESFGPLRGFNLVKDRETGNSKGYAFCVYQDPSVTDIACAALNGIKMGDKTLTVRRAIQGAVQPKPEQEEILLHAQQQIAFQRLMLQPGGTPTKIVCLTQVVTADDLKDDEEYADIMEDMRTEGGKFGNLVNVVIPRPNPDHDPTPGVGKVFLEYADVDGSSKARLGMNGRKFGGNQVVAVYYPENKYAQGDYED, from the exons ATGATGAGTTACGAAGGTAACGGAGATGGCGTCGCTGTCTCCACCGCAATCAACAACAACGAGGACTACATAGCTCTGAAGAGTTCGCCTTTTCAGTCCCTTGGTGGCGAGGATGGTCACCAAGACTCCAAGTCTCGA GAGGAATCTGATGATCTTGAAAAGGATTCTTCAAGAAGCAAGGAGAAAGACAAGGAAAATGGACGTGACAAAGACAGAGACAAAGATAAGGATCGTGAAAGGGAGAAGAGCAGAGACAGAGATAGGGAGAAGAGCAGAGATAGAGATAGGGAGAAGAGTAAGGATAGGGAACGAGACCGCCATCATAGAGATCGTCATAGGGACCGTAGCAGAGAACGTAGTGAGAAAAGGGAACGTGAGAGAGATGATTtggatgatgatcatcatcttcatcgcaGAAGTCGAGACCGTGACAG GAGGTCTCGCGATCGAGACAGAGAGGAGAGGCACAGGCGACGGTCACGCTCTCGGTCAAGGAGCCGCTCTGAACGTAGGTCAAGGTCAGAACATAGGCATAGGTCTGAACATAGATCACGTTCTCGCTCACGATCACGGTCAAGATCAAAGAG CAAGAGGGTAAGTGGATTTGACATGGCGCCCCCTGCTTCTGCAATGTTAGCTGCTACTGCTGTTGCTGCAGCAG CAGGCCAGGTTCCTAGTGTCCCAGCTACTGCTACTATTCCAGGGATGTTCACCAACATGTTCCCCATGGTCCCTGGTCAG CAACTTGGCGCTCTTCCTGTAATGCCAGTTCAGGCAATGACTCAGCAG GCAACTAGGCATGCTCGGCGAGTCTATGTTGGTGGCCTTCCACCAACTGCAAATGAACAG TCGGTGGCAACGTTCTTTAGCCAAGTGATGTCGGCCATTGGGGGAAACACCGCTGGGCCAG GTGATGCAGTGGTCAATGTTTATATAAACCATGAAAAGAAGTTCGCTTTTGTGGAGATGAGATCTGTTGAGGAGGCTAGTAACGCAATGGCATTAGACGGCATTATACTAGAG GGAGTTCCTGTAAAGGTGAGGAGGCCAACTGACTATAACCCGTCCCTTGCTGCAACTCTTGGTCCGAGCCAGCCTAATCCCAGCCTCAACTTGGCAGCTGTTGGATTGTCTTCGGGGTCTACTGGTGGGCTTGAGGGTCCTGACCGCATTTTTGTGGGCGGGCTTCCTTATTACTTCTCAGAGACACAGATCAGGgagcttttagagtcttttgggCCCCTAAGAGGTTTCAACTTGGTCAAAGACAGGGAAACTGGAAATTCGAAGGGATATGCGTTCTGTGTTTACCAAGATCCTTCAGTAACAGATATTGCATGTGCTGCTCTAAACGGAATTAAGATGGGCGATAAGACACTTACAGTTAGGCGTGCAATCCAGGGAGCAGTTCAACCTAAACCCGAGCAAGAAGAAATCTTACTACATGCCCAACAACAGATTGCTTTTCAG AGGCTTATGTTACAACCAGGAGGTACTCCCACCAAGATTGTCTGTTTGACTCAAGTGGTTACAGCTGATGATCTTAAAGACGATGAAGAATATGCAGACATAATGGAGGACATGAGAACAGAAGGTGGAAAATTCG GTAATTTGGTGAACGTTGTGATTCCAAGGCCTAATCCAGATCATGATCCAACACCAGGAGTTGGAAAG GTATTCTTGGAGTATGCGGATGTGGATGGCTCATCAAAGGCCAGATTGGGGATGAACGGAAGAAAATTTGGAGGAAACCAAGTGGTGGCTGTGTATTACCCTGAAAACAAGTATGCGCAAGGCGACTACGAAGATTGA